A portion of the Halodesulfovibrio aestuarii DSM 17919 = ATCC 29578 genome contains these proteins:
- a CDS encoding integrase arm-type DNA-binding domain-containing protein: MKLNTLKIKHAKPAEKTYALPDGDGLQLEITPEGRKHWRYRYQLNGHSNRMSFGSYPDVGLKDARGMRMAAEELIARGIDPVEQKKQGEEEHLVQLPAPVEFELGEPLVYRKMPVVPTQLLAQFYGCNVKNIKQNYKRNEARFVEGKHYFKLEGEALREIKRLASQRGQVEISTQTPTVLLWTERGAARHAKMLETDAAWDVFEKLEDAYFNREVAPVVESSSLGRRYLQKYLELDVITSLTVAEELQVEHSYVVANIWALEQSLEVMEHNFRIGEAVVEGRERISIVAMTQAGFNLMMQHYSGKRVKDFMLHVAEEFALCRPLVATTNTVKQVTPRVIKPCIDARRMLALKGALRIYAAIENRTYDETSAELCAYFKLARLEDLGLESYEIALEYVWMGIERPHIPNVQTETLCSDESYSMLRGALDLWVYHAETRSYEEVMKEFERTTGIGSPEFIPEKDVLKVLLIVWGKLSAALALKEVA; the protein is encoded by the coding sequence ATGAAATTGAATACACTAAAGATCAAACACGCAAAGCCGGCTGAAAAAACATATGCATTGCCCGATGGAGATGGACTGCAATTGGAAATTACTCCCGAAGGAAGGAAACATTGGCGTTATAGGTACCAGTTGAACGGGCATAGCAACAGAATGTCATTTGGTTCTTATCCAGATGTGGGGCTAAAAGACGCGCGCGGTATGCGTATGGCAGCAGAAGAACTGATAGCGCGTGGGATTGATCCGGTAGAACAGAAGAAGCAGGGCGAAGAAGAACATCTTGTTCAACTACCAGCTCCCGTTGAGTTCGAGCTTGGTGAGCCCTTGGTTTATAGAAAAATGCCGGTCGTTCCTACGCAGTTACTAGCGCAATTTTACGGATGTAACGTAAAAAATATTAAGCAGAATTATAAAAGAAATGAGGCACGGTTTGTCGAAGGGAAGCACTACTTCAAGCTAGAAGGAGAAGCACTTCGAGAGATAAAGCGCTTAGCCTCTCAAAGAGGCCAAGTGGAAATTTCTACCCAAACCCCAACCGTGCTTCTTTGGACAGAACGCGGCGCAGCTCGTCACGCAAAAATGCTTGAAACTGACGCTGCATGGGATGTTTTCGAGAAGCTAGAAGATGCCTACTTTAACCGCGAGGTAGCCCCAGTGGTCGAGAGTTCTTCTCTGGGCAGAAGGTATTTGCAAAAATATTTGGAACTTGATGTCATAACTTCATTGACAGTTGCTGAGGAATTGCAAGTTGAACACAGCTATGTGGTAGCTAATATTTGGGCTCTTGAGCAGTCTCTCGAAGTAATGGAGCATAATTTTCGCATTGGTGAAGCAGTTGTTGAAGGAAGAGAGCGGATTTCTATCGTGGCAATGACACAGGCCGGATTTAATCTGATGATGCAGCATTATTCTGGAAAGCGAGTTAAAGATTTTATGCTCCATGTTGCTGAAGAGTTTGCGTTATGTCGTCCGCTGGTTGCCACGACGAATACAGTTAAGCAGGTTACGCCTCGCGTGATTAAACCCTGCATCGATGCCAGGAGAATGCTTGCCTTAAAAGGTGCATTACGAATTTATGCCGCCATAGAAAATAGGACCTATGATGAAACTTCCGCAGAGTTGTGCGCGTATTTTAAACTGGCAAGACTGGAAGACTTGGGGCTTGAATCCTATGAGATAGCCCTTGAGTACGTCTGGATGGGAATAGAGCGGCCGCATATTCCAAATGTTCAGACAGAGACGCTATGCTCAGATGAGAGTTATTCCATGCTACGTGGCGCACTGGATTTATGGGTGTATCATGCGGAGACTCGCTCTTATGAAGAAGTAATGAAAGAGTTTGAAAGAACGACTGGAATTGGCTCGCCTGAGTTTATTCCAGAAAAAGATGTGCTCAAAGTGTTGCTTATTGTTTGGGGTAAGCTAAGCGCGGCACTGGCCTTAAAAGAGGTGGCATAG
- a CDS encoding tyrosine-type recombinase/integrase produces the protein MRPTVESAWDLYKELKLPSVRKPKTDIRVWEMHIAPYLGAKELDAVRSIDVLRLRSQIEAKQLSPQSVHHVLGLLRRILRKAVQWELYQGPLPIFEMPKVQNDRTRFLTLEEAAILLNELKRRSELWHDITLFALSTGLRSGEIFNLLPEHINLLAKTVAVVDTKSDNRVVPLNDAAQAIAKTYLARNTGTYLFTTIHGNKIQFAGKLYRGVVNSCGLNNGMRDRRQRVVFHTLRHTFASWLVQGGTPIAVVSHLLGHSDIKMTMRYAHLAPQQGREAVTYIDNYMQKFMRSTV, from the coding sequence ATGAGACCTACTGTTGAATCCGCGTGGGACCTGTATAAAGAATTAAAATTACCTTCTGTACGCAAACCAAAAACTGACATTCGAGTGTGGGAAATGCATATTGCTCCCTACTTAGGTGCCAAAGAATTGGATGCCGTTAGAAGTATCGACGTTCTCCGCCTTCGATCTCAAATCGAAGCAAAACAACTTAGTCCACAATCTGTGCACCACGTCTTAGGCTTACTTCGCCGAATTCTTCGAAAGGCCGTCCAGTGGGAATTATATCAGGGACCACTGCCAATATTTGAAATGCCCAAGGTTCAGAATGATAGAACACGGTTTCTTACATTAGAAGAAGCTGCGATCTTACTTAATGAACTGAAGCGGCGTTCCGAGTTATGGCATGACATAACTCTCTTCGCACTTTCTACCGGTTTACGCTCCGGAGAAATCTTCAATTTACTTCCTGAACATATCAATCTTTTAGCAAAGACTGTTGCTGTCGTAGATACAAAGTCAGATAACAGGGTTGTGCCGCTCAATGATGCAGCACAAGCGATTGCTAAAACCTACCTTGCCCGTAATACGGGAACATATCTATTTACTACCATTCACGGAAATAAAATTCAGTTTGCTGGAAAGCTCTATCGAGGAGTTGTTAATTCCTGCGGCTTAAACAACGGTATGCGAGACCGTCGCCAGCGCGTTGTTTTTCATACGTTACGTCACACCTTTGCCTCATGGCTTGTACAAGGTGGAACTCCTATTGCTGTTGTGAGTCACCTTTTGGGGCACAGCGATATAAAAATGACTATGCGTTATGCCCATCTGGCTCCTCAGCAAGGAAGAGAAGCTGTAACGTACATTGATAATTATATGCAAAAGTTTATGCGGTCAACCGTATAA
- a CDS encoding toll/interleukin-1 receptor domain-containing protein, protein MPTCFLSHSSKDKAHFVSLVSDRLKSHFHVVDEKSFEEGEKSIDEIIKNLDRTDIFVLFISNDSLESTWVLTEITEAKDRLDKHELKKFYPIIIDTNVTYYDKRLPDWLREYNLKPVLKVAAVVRRIEKKIREVSWEQHPQLKARKKIFIGRNEHIQKFEERYADYDQGTPICFIASGIKKIGRKSFLTHCFEKVSFFDESYKPALIELQQDESIEDFILKIYDLGFTEHIETRNLMKTPIEKKVNIAFSLMKDVQRIKEVVMINDNGCLVTREGRFTDWFDSLLTKLSQHTDRATFIIASRTTVKNFFYRTRGEIFSIFIPELEQKERAGLFRRYLDLYNLELTREDFNLFSSLQKGYPDQVAFTVDLIRELGVPNLKRDTKKIVDYNSELVNITIQEYNENKKAIGLLAFFSKFDFVSYKLADDIIGKDEESYLLLNEFTNTGACVQMGVNGEFFRINDMLRDYVQRTRYEIPSQFEKAMKQHVENSLANYEDDFDLSDHLSTIKEGLIQKKIAPSDSRIIPSILIKTMRDLYHHSKAYGDVISFANKFLENEQYLDRNIVYEAKFFLCLSYSRTRNDKALKIAHQFPAPELNFLKGFYYRNAERYADALEQYKKALAITPSFSRAQRELVNVYIKLEDYDLALNLAKQGYNNNKKNIYLAQAYFNCLVRNLNPTHLANKKEILLEIISSLESNVSEKAKEMSYSARALYSFYIEQDYTRALNTVAEAMILLPHNIYPIMTKFDLAEKSSDLSTMEKALKELQSIITSSSRFVAPIAKMEASIAYKKGDSELALHILSKKLGNYPADSLERIKRRLMNGTLSGDNVGPK, encoded by the coding sequence ATGCCAACTTGTTTTCTATCTCACAGTAGTAAAGACAAAGCTCATTTTGTATCTCTAGTTTCTGACAGGCTAAAAAGTCACTTCCATGTAGTGGATGAAAAGTCTTTTGAAGAAGGCGAAAAGTCTATTGACGAAATCATCAAGAATTTAGATCGAACTGACATTTTTGTTTTATTCATTTCAAATGATTCCCTTGAGTCAACATGGGTGCTTACAGAAATCACTGAAGCAAAAGACAGGTTGGATAAACACGAGCTTAAAAAATTCTATCCAATAATTATCGACACAAATGTAACCTACTATGACAAAAGGCTCCCAGACTGGCTACGGGAGTATAACTTAAAGCCTGTCTTAAAAGTTGCCGCTGTAGTACGCAGAATCGAAAAAAAAATTCGTGAAGTATCTTGGGAACAACATCCACAACTTAAAGCGCGAAAAAAAATTTTTATTGGCAGAAACGAACATATTCAAAAATTTGAAGAAAGATATGCTGATTATGATCAAGGTACCCCGATCTGCTTTATAGCTTCAGGAATAAAAAAAATTGGTAGAAAATCTTTTCTCACCCATTGTTTTGAAAAAGTGAGTTTCTTTGATGAAAGTTACAAGCCAGCACTAATCGAACTGCAACAAGATGAAAGCATAGAAGATTTTATTCTTAAAATTTATGACCTTGGTTTCACAGAGCACATTGAAACCAGAAATTTAATGAAAACCCCCATCGAAAAGAAAGTAAATATTGCATTTTCTCTTATGAAAGATGTCCAAAGAATAAAAGAAGTCGTTATGATTAACGACAATGGCTGCTTGGTTACTAGAGAAGGTCGTTTCACGGACTGGTTCGACTCCTTATTAACAAAACTCTCACAGCATACTGATCGGGCTACATTTATTATTGCCTCAAGAACTACAGTGAAAAATTTCTTCTATAGGACACGTGGTGAAATCTTTTCAATTTTTATCCCCGAACTTGAGCAAAAAGAACGTGCAGGTCTATTTAGACGTTATCTAGATTTATATAATTTGGAGCTCACTAGAGAAGATTTTAACTTATTTAGTTCACTACAAAAAGGCTACCCAGATCAAGTAGCCTTTACTGTAGACTTAATACGTGAATTAGGAGTCCCAAATCTTAAGCGTGATACAAAAAAAATTGTAGATTACAACTCAGAGCTAGTTAACATAACCATCCAGGAATATAATGAAAACAAGAAGGCAATAGGCTTATTAGCTTTCTTTTCTAAATTTGATTTTGTTAGCTACAAGCTTGCTGATGACATTATTGGTAAGGATGAAGAATCTTATCTGCTACTCAATGAGTTTACAAACACAGGTGCATGTGTCCAGATGGGTGTTAATGGGGAATTTTTTAGAATTAACGATATGCTTCGTGATTATGTTCAAAGAACAAGATACGAAATTCCTTCTCAATTTGAAAAAGCAATGAAGCAACACGTTGAAAACTCTTTGGCGAACTATGAAGATGACTTCGACCTTTCCGATCATTTAAGCACAATAAAAGAAGGGTTGATTCAAAAAAAGATTGCACCATCCGATAGCCGGATCATTCCTTCAATTTTAATTAAAACGATGCGAGACTTATATCATCACTCAAAAGCATACGGCGATGTTATTTCTTTCGCTAACAAGTTCTTAGAGAATGAACAGTATTTAGATCGAAATATCGTATATGAAGCAAAGTTTTTCTTATGCCTTTCATACTCCCGAACTAGAAATGATAAGGCACTAAAGATTGCACATCAGTTCCCTGCACCAGAATTAAACTTTCTTAAAGGCTTTTACTATAGAAATGCTGAAAGATACGCTGACGCACTAGAACAATATAAGAAAGCACTCGCAATTACCCCTTCATTTTCAAGAGCTCAAAGAGAACTTGTAAACGTTTATATTAAGCTTGAAGACTATGACCTTGCATTAAACTTAGCGAAACAAGGTTACAACAACAACAAAAAGAATATATACCTAGCACAAGCATATTTTAACTGCTTAGTTCGTAATTTAAATCCCACTCATCTGGCTAATAAAAAAGAGATCTTACTTGAAATAATTAGTTCCCTTGAGTCCAATGTTTCAGAAAAAGCAAAAGAAATGTCATATAGCGCGAGAGCATTATATAGCTTCTACATAGAGCAGGACTATACAAGGGCACTAAATACAGTAGCAGAGGCTATGATCCTTCTACCGCATAATATTTATCCTATAATGACAAAATTTGATCTTGCCGAAAAAAGTTCAGACCTTTCCACAATGGAAAAAGCTCTCAAGGAGCTTCAGTCGATAATAACGTCATCAAGTAGATTTGTTGCTCCTATCGCAAAGATGGAAGCTAGTATTGCTTATAAGAAAGGAGATTCTGAACTCGCACTTCATATTTTAAGTAAAAAACTCGGAAACTATCCTGCCGATAGTCTTGAAAGGATAAAACGTAGGCTTATGAATGGAACATTGTCTGGAGACAATGTGGGGCCAAAATAG
- a CDS encoding TIR domain-containing protein has product MHKVFISYHHENDQDYKQKLLDMNKKDEIFIDRSVDTGNVKDNLPPEKIRTIIRDNYLKDTTVTILLVGTETKNRKHIDWELYSSMYNGVKNKQSGIVVIHLPDAECNGCTVAHEGEQEFIYPNLDSWKKFSKREEYHKLYPDVPERIIDNLLKENVHISVTDWNMVCTDPEKLRFLINKTFDDKGKCEYDMSRPMRKRNN; this is encoded by the coding sequence ATGCATAAGGTTTTTATTAGTTACCATCACGAGAATGATCAAGATTACAAGCAAAAGCTTCTTGATATGAATAAGAAAGATGAGATCTTTATCGATCGATCCGTTGATACTGGAAATGTAAAAGATAATCTTCCACCGGAAAAGATACGTACGATAATACGAGATAACTATCTTAAGGATACTACTGTAACGATTTTACTTGTTGGTACAGAAACAAAGAATCGAAAACACATTGATTGGGAACTTTATTCAAGCATGTATAATGGGGTAAAAAATAAACAATCTGGGATAGTGGTAATTCATTTGCCTGATGCAGAATGTAATGGATGCACGGTTGCACATGAAGGGGAACAAGAGTTTATATATCCAAACTTGGACTCATGGAAAAAATTCAGTAAACGTGAAGAGTATCATAAACTATATCCAGATGTTCCTGAGCGTATAATCGATAATTTGCTTAAAGAGAACGTTCATATTTCTGTTACGGATTGGAACATGGTGTGTACTGATCCAGAGAAACTACGATTTCTTATAAATAAAACCTTCGATGATAAGGGGAAGTGTGAATATGACATGTCTCGCCCAATGCGCAAGCGAAATAATTAA
- a CDS encoding plasmid mobilization protein, translating into MNQKSPEKKRKVCMKSYMTESERDRIVALAEQCGLSVSEFMRRVVLGQEVNSKVDKEAFLNLLKVNADLGRLGGLFKLALTDGVNKIASHKEVRRILHQIEDRQEELRQLISTTERVVLKRDSERRR; encoded by the coding sequence ATGAATCAAAAATCTCCAGAAAAGAAACGTAAGGTCTGCATGAAATCATACATGACAGAATCAGAACGTGACCGCATTGTTGCCTTGGCCGAGCAATGCGGTCTTTCTGTATCTGAGTTCATGCGCCGTGTTGTGTTGGGGCAGGAAGTTAACTCCAAGGTGGATAAAGAAGCATTCCTGAATCTGCTGAAGGTCAATGCTGACCTAGGTCGTCTTGGCGGTCTTTTTAAGTTGGCGTTAACTGATGGTGTGAACAAGATAGCGAGCCATAAGGAAGTGCGCCGAATCTTACATCAGATTGAGGATAGGCAAGAGGAGCTGCGACAGCTCATCAGTACAACTGAACGCGTCGTGCTGAAGCGGGACTCTGAGAGAAGGCGATGA
- a CDS encoding relaxase/mobilization nuclease domain-containing protein, which produces MISTKQPSPKPRNDNYARLANYIADASHEGEKCLMAWSAGCMAGDDFQLGISEVLATQDCNTRTKKEKTYHLIVSFRPEDEAKLTEKDFKEIEERFAEVLGFEDHQRHCGIHNNTATPHMHVAYNMIHPEKKTRHAPYYDYWKRDELCRKLEKEYDIAIDPGRKQRKELHCYLTDRKERILPAVNAAQSWEHVHATMALFGLQMTCKEDVQLTPFEGVGRGCRVAGVEIHTSLSKTALEERLGAFETKKNFYQTMEAFEPSSQAKSENNEKAEALEAYTGQESFDGYLKRHKGVIDAARDSALSWKSFQNTLQDELNVTLKERGRGAVIADLTVRGKNQPHAKLSSLGREYSKAKLEAKFGMFKKLEGGRQVKPKRHYSSKPLHRDPERGELYQKYKVGIERRKCLFNEQKERREQETRDQKLKWKIKIKKYQIDSTLSWKEKRYLVNAAKAEQLRHEELLNKKYAEQRTKIKEEIPYGNWNEFLRQQAEAGNTAALAVLQSAKPKEKTAFKEHAAVKLLEGMTYTVDNEGNISYKLKNGGVVRDCLKDIYVSNDVEAIKFAEKLRARRFGRKRE; this is translated from the coding sequence ATGATATCAACGAAACAGCCTTCTCCTAAGCCGAGGAACGACAACTACGCACGTCTGGCCAACTACATTGCCGATGCTTCGCATGAAGGTGAGAAGTGCCTTATGGCGTGGAGCGCCGGCTGCATGGCTGGGGATGATTTTCAATTAGGCATATCTGAAGTGTTGGCGACCCAGGATTGCAATACGCGTACGAAGAAAGAAAAGACCTACCACCTCATTGTTTCTTTCCGGCCGGAAGACGAAGCAAAGCTTACTGAGAAAGATTTCAAAGAGATTGAAGAGCGCTTTGCTGAAGTGCTTGGGTTTGAAGATCACCAGCGCCATTGCGGGATACATAACAATACAGCTACCCCCCATATGCACGTTGCATACAATATGATTCACCCAGAAAAGAAAACTCGCCATGCCCCGTATTATGACTACTGGAAGCGCGATGAGTTGTGCCGGAAGCTTGAGAAAGAATATGACATAGCCATCGACCCGGGAAGGAAGCAACGCAAGGAGCTGCATTGCTACCTCACAGATAGAAAAGAGAGGATTTTGCCGGCAGTTAACGCGGCTCAATCATGGGAGCATGTTCACGCAACAATGGCTCTGTTTGGTTTGCAGATGACTTGCAAGGAAGATGTTCAGCTCACTCCCTTTGAAGGGGTTGGTAGAGGATGCAGAGTTGCTGGCGTAGAGATTCACACCTCGCTGAGTAAAACAGCCTTAGAAGAGCGTCTGGGCGCATTCGAGACGAAGAAAAATTTCTACCAAACGATGGAAGCCTTCGAGCCGAGTTCTCAAGCGAAGTCGGAGAATAACGAAAAAGCGGAAGCGCTGGAAGCCTACACTGGCCAAGAAAGCTTTGATGGCTACCTGAAACGGCACAAAGGGGTTATCGACGCTGCGCGTGATTCAGCGCTTTCGTGGAAAAGCTTCCAGAATACTCTACAGGACGAGCTGAACGTTACACTCAAAGAACGTGGTAGGGGCGCAGTAATTGCTGACCTTACTGTTAGGGGCAAGAATCAGCCTCATGCTAAACTTAGCAGCCTTGGGCGAGAGTACTCAAAGGCTAAGTTAGAAGCAAAGTTCGGCATGTTTAAAAAACTTGAAGGAGGGCGACAGGTTAAGCCGAAACGTCACTACAGTAGCAAGCCTCTTCACCGTGATCCGGAGCGTGGCGAGCTGTATCAGAAATATAAAGTCGGTATTGAAAGGCGTAAGTGCTTGTTCAACGAACAAAAGGAGCGAAGGGAACAAGAGACCCGAGACCAGAAGCTTAAATGGAAGATTAAGATTAAAAAGTATCAAATTGATAGCACCTTGAGCTGGAAAGAAAAGCGATACTTGGTCAATGCGGCCAAGGCCGAACAACTACGCCATGAAGAACTGCTGAATAAAAAGTACGCAGAGCAGCGTACCAAGATCAAAGAAGAGATTCCATACGGCAACTGGAACGAATTCCTTCGTCAACAGGCCGAAGCTGGTAACACGGCAGCGCTGGCCGTGCTTCAGTCAGCAAAGCCGAAAGAGAAGACTGCCTTTAAAGAACATGCTGCGGTGAAGCTGCTGGAAGGTATGACCTACACTGTCGATAATGAGGGGAATATTTCCTATAAACTTAAGAATGGCGGTGTGGTGCGGGATTGCCTTAAGGACATTTATGTGAGCAATGATGTTGAAGCTATCAAGTTTGCTGAAAAGCTGAGAGCAAGACGGTTTGGACGAAAAAGAGAGTGA